GCAATTCTTATCAGACTGGCAAATGGTTGTCTCATCCGGAAGCTGGAACGGAAGAAGAGCACAGAGGCAAACTGAGAAGAAAACTTCGCAaacttgcctttttttttttttggctataaCTGACATCTGCAGAACGTATCTGCATGGCAaaataaattgtcaaaatttggcaatgaacttcaagtcacttctgtgccagcataaATTAGGACTGCGTTTCTTCAAAATACATATCCTATGATCCAAGAAAAAGTCAATTAAATTTGAAGTTCTTGTGAACTATGGATACCTCTGCACAGTTGCCTTGTGTCTGATTCAGTGTGATGATCAAATTTGTCATGATAAATACAGAATTCTCCTCCTAgaaagcaggaaaaaaataaagtGAGATTGTGTGatactttatttattacatttataaccaGCTTCTGTAAAAGAGGATATCCATCCAGTTTCAGCCAATGGCTGAGCATTTGGGAAATGATTATGACCTTTGTCGGGCTGTAAAGCAGGACGAATGGATCACCCAGGGTTTAAGAGCAGGAAGAGCAAACAAATGGAGAAGTTTTGTGGACAGTGAGTCAGAAGGCCAACATCAAGATAAGAGGGCAGAGGACTTTCCCTTGTGTTATTCAATGTCtccaaaaaggaaacaaatggAAGAGACGGAACGATCTTGGTAAGGCAACAATGCTCTCCTCCCTCCGTACCACCACCGTAGGAGGAagaacatgaataataataataataataataataataataataataataataacaactttatttttataccccgccccatctccccaaagggactcggggcggcttacatggggccttgcccgataaaacaatcaaatatcaaaacacagcaataaaacagttatccaataaaaacatcaattacagtaaaaaacaatcgttaaaaccTGAGGGATTCCAGATACAGAAAAGATCAAGTGATCCCCAGCCGCAGATCCACCCACATCCTGTTCctgatttattcattttttcatgtcaggagcaacttgagaaactgcaagtcgcttctggtgtgagagaattggctgtctgcaaggatgttgcccggatgtttttaccatccttctctcatgtccccgcatggagctggagctgacagagggagctcatctgcgctctctccagatttgaaccagcacccttcaggtcagcaacccaaccttcaaatcagcagtcctgacggcacaagggtttaacctactgcaccactgggagctcctgtTCCTGATGCCGAAGCATGAGCAAACTAGGAGCAACTGAGCCAAAAGGACGGTTTAGCAAATAGATCCTAGGAACAAAAGAAAAATTCCCCCAAGGATTATCCTActgtttaaaccaggcatgggcaaactttggccctctgggtgttttggacttcacctcccaccattcctaacagcctcaggacctttccttttcctcctccgccGTTTGAACCATGCTGAACCTTGTCTCGAGCTATAAGGAGAgtcaggtaacaaataaaatgtatattattgttgttgttgttgttgttcctagggagtcctgaaaccaaaccatgGCCAAGAATGCAAACCCTTTTTGTCGACACATATGCCACGGCGGCACCCATTTCGTAAGCACATACAaagtgcatattattattattaatagcatattattacagtattatttattattatcattattatttattatagcatattattacagtattatttattatcatattattactattattattattattattgtatgacacagtaaacaagattgacatgctggatttcgtatcacaaaatcacaagtcgaacacttcctaagccaggggtccccaaactttttaagcagagggccggtacacaatccttcagactgttgaggggccgaattatcatttggaaaaaaaaatacaaacaaattcctatgcacactgcacatgtcttatttgtagtgcaacaacaacaacaacgaaagaacaatacaatatttaaaaatgaaaacaattttaactaacataaacctattaggatttcaatggaaagtgtgggcctgctactggccaatgagatagtcaagttaattaggattgttgttgttgttgttgtgtgcctttaagtcatgtcagactttggccgagcccaagtctaaaattaattatttatttactacatttatatcccacccttctcaccccgaaggggactcagagcagctatatgtacatactctatattatattattagcatagcacaatattagcattatatattactatattgaactataccgctatactattatataatatgtaatatataacatataattaatattattatatggtattactattagtattatattgtataaaataagattattatcaatatatacaatatattatattattaaactgatataaaaacattatattataaaactgagggcgggggccaggtaaatgaccttggagggccgcatccggcccccgggccttagtttggggacccctgtcctaagcgtttaggactgtgtgatgtattttcggatgatgtgcgcagatcccagtcgggtggccttttgcagttggcagattgtaattttgtcaatgtctattgtttccaaatggcggctgagatcttttggcacagcacccagtgtgcccatcaccactgggaccacttgcattaattattattattattattattattattattattattattattatcgtgtcaggagcaaactGAGTCGCTGAccggaaggctgccaggtttgaatcccacccggggagagcgcggatgagctccctctctcagctccagctccatgtggggacatgagagaagcctcccacaaggatggtaaaacatcaaaaacatctgagtgtcccctgggcaacatcctcgcagacggccaattctctcacaacagaattattattattattattattattattattatgaaaatgcTAAATCCAAGTGTCTCAGCCGGCTTCCAAGCATTGCCTTGTGATCCTGGATCACCAACTGCGTGACAGGTGTCACTCCTAACCTGTGACCTGTGTCTCCAAAATCACTCACCTGCGGGGGAATCACATAATCGGCAACATCCCAAACCCGGAGGCCCAGCTCCGAAGTGTTGGTCACAGCAACACCCTTGACTTTTGTGGTCACGGAACTCACCACCGAGTCCTTTTCTTGGTAGCCCTTTTCCCAAACAAAGACCCAACTGCAAGAGAGAGAaagttgtgagagttgaagtccaccaCACCTGgcgggctgaggtttgcccatgcatgtCCCCCCAAGCCTAGGCAACCTCTGTTCAAAAACTCCATCATCTCCCTCCCCAACCCCATTCTATggggaaggcaccatcaaaaccTTCCCAGCAGATGGCCCCGCAGCCATCCGAGACCCGCCCAGGCTCCCTTGCGGCTAGCCCTCCAAGAGCCGCCCAGGCCAAGGCTCACCCGATGACATAGGCCAGGATGGCCAGCTGGACCAGGCGGTTCATGAGGCCGACTTTGCGGCTCCGGATCAAGACGATGCGCGGGGTGTCGTACTCGAAGAGGAAGCCGTAGAGCAGGGCGCAGCAGGGCCCAGCCATGGCTCCCACTAGGCAGAGTCCGGCCCCGGCGCTCCCGCTGCTCAGCCCCTCCCGCCTCGGCTCCCGCATGTTGCAAGAAGGCGCGGCGTCAGCAGGCCCAGGAGGGACAAAAGGTTCCCAACAAGCCCAGGAACCTTGCTCCAAAGGGCCGGCCTTGGccagtccctccctccctccaaggcAAGGTCCCAACAAagcgggagggaggagggagggacccGGCACTCCTTTGGCAGCCGGTTAAAGGGGAAGAGCCCccgggccatctgtcgggagggcttgccTTGGGCTCCAGATGGAGAACTTTTCAAgaagttgtccaaggctttcatggccggaatcactgggttgctgtgagttttccgggctgtctggccacgttccagaagcattctctcctgacatttcgcctgcatctatggcaggcatcctcagaggttgggaggtctgttggaaactaggcaagtgcgggtttatatatctccagggtgggagaaagaactctggtctggtTGAGACAactgcgaatgttgcaattggtcaccttgattagcattgaatagccttgcagtttcaaagcctggccgcttcctgccctgggggaatcctttgttagaaggtgttcgctggccctaattgtttcctgtctggaattcccgtcttacaattggccaccttgattaacattgaatagctttgcagcttcaaagcctggccacttcctgcctgggggaatcctttgttaggagttagctggccctgattgtttcctgtctggaattgccgtcttgcaattggccaccttgattagcattgaatagctttgcagcttcaaagcctggccacttcctgcctgggggaatcctttgttaggagttagctggccctgattctttcctgtcagGGATTCCCggtttgcaattggccaccttgattagcattgaatagccttgcagtttcaaagcctggctgcttcctgcctgggggatcctttgttaggtggtgttcgctggccctgattgtttcttgttagGAATTCCCaacttgcaattggccaccttgattagcattgaatggccttgcagctttaaagcctggctgcttcctgcctggggaaatcctttgctaggtggtgttagctggccctaattgtttcctgtttggaactcccctgttttttgagtgttgttctttatttcctgtcctgattttatagttttttttaatactgggagccatattttgtttatttccatggtttcctccttaataatcataataatcatcatcatcatcatcatcatcttataaccagggccatagccagaaatttTGGGGGGACAAAGCCCAGAGAACAAGAAATTcaacatacaaaaattaaaacacaatacaagatTAAAACCCATAACTGAACAAAATAGTTAAAAAACACTAACCAAAAACCAAAACACGATTGTCATAAAATGCATCACAAAACAtcatttgaaattgtccacatgcttgtggaaagTCTTGTCGGGACgccactcccatcatccccagtttgCATAACCAGTGCTGAGTGATTACGACAGTTGTGATCAACACTGAGAAGCTCAAAAAAGGGTAGAATACATACGTTTTAAAATGTAGACATGTGGAAATTTATTGTTTAAACAGTATATTTTTACATGGAATGTTTATTATAAGAAGACATCAGTACTATCCAATACAAAATGATGCCAGTAGTATCCTGCAATATATAATGCTGTAAATCAGTGCAGTCATTTTAGCATCAGCTTGCAATTCGCCATATGTTTAGGTGCTTCTGGCAAAAGAATAGTTCAGAGAAATGATGTGACTAAGTCATTAATATATACAGGTTGCTTGGTTAGTTAAAAAAATTAACGTAACAGGTAGCTTGGttagtgcatgtgtgtatatataatatgtttgtgtgtcacatacatatacagtagagtctcacttatccaagctaaacgggccggcagaagcttggataagcgaatatcttggataatgaggaattaaggaaaagcctattaaacatcaaattaggttatgattttaaaaattaagcaccaaaacatcatgttatacaacaaatttgactgaaaaagtagttcaatacgcagtaatgttatgttgtaattactgtatttatgaatttagcaccaaaatatcacgatgttttgaaaacattgactataaaaatggcttggattatccagaggcttggataagcaaggcttggattagtgagactctactgtatatatatatacacacacagtagctTGCTCTTTACTATACCAGCCTCCAAAATTAAGCAATATGAAGCCCAGGATCAGCTTTATGTGCTTtgtatgtgcctccaagtcaACAGTGACTTCTTCTGGTGACCCTAtcatcaaagggttttcttggcaaggtttattcacaAGGGGTTTGTCACCATTGGCTTTGTTTGAGGCGGAGAGTGTGGAACCTGCCTAAGTGGCGAGTCAAACTCTGATCTCTTAGCTCAATACTTCAAAACAGCGGTTGTGTTGTTTAGTTTTTATCTTTTACCCGTCTGAAGAAATCAGCTTATCACAGTCATGTTACTGAAAGATAAACTCATCCAAACCGCTTAGGAACAAGAGATGCAAAGGCATAGATGCCTCCCCAGCGAAAGCTGCCATGTGGATCAGAAAAGCACTCCTCCTTTCTCATACACAACACAAGGAATTACTTTGTTCCTGACTAGGAAAGAACAGTAGCTGGCAAGCAAGCATGCAAAGAATCAGGTCCGATTCCAGCATTCactgacatgaaaagaaaatataaagaaagcaTTCTAGATGAACCTTAACGGAAGCCACACACACTATGATACAGATCGACATTTTGAGACGTGTCAGCTTCATAATGTGTTTATGCCCTCGGCTAGAACATAGGCGAATACTGTCAGGGATGCTGTTTTTTTTCCAtacatttattacaacatttatatcccacccttctcacccccgagggggggctcatttatttattacaacatagTGGACATGTAAGAAGATGAACAATTATTGGTCTAAGATTTATACATTAATTCTAAAAAAATGAAAGGCCACGTTTGTAAAGtcaccagaaatgtttttttctcgAGTACTAGGGGTTGGGATGGATAATAAACACGGACGGCTCCTTCAATGTGGGACAACAGGGACAAGAATGCTATTGGCTCCAATATGGAAACAGACAGATTGGGAACAGAAGAACCGATTGTCAAAGTTGCAGAACTTGCCTAAGTGAAGTAAAGGAGAAACCAACTGGAGACTCTTTGAAAGACTGGAAACGGTGTACAGATTTCTTTAGCAATAAGACAACCAACTCTCCAGGCAACCAGTTGGCTATTGTGTGAATGAAATGCTGGACAAGAGTGAAGGAGTTGGGTGTTCCTTGTGCCCTTAAGCTCTCATGGCAAGCCCAAGGCTCCCCGTGGAACCTGCTTTATTCCCATATGGGCTAAGACCACACTCCAGAGTTTCAGTGAAGAGTTTTTCGCTGGCTCCTAAAGCCCGTGTACTCGCCCTTCTCACTAGGAAAAGCATCTCTGATCTTCCATCTGCAGCAGCTTGGCAGAACAGCTCTTTCTTCCAGCTCCTCCCCAAAGCGCCAGTGAATGTACTGCTCGTAGGCACAGTGCCGGAGCCGCTTGTTGAGATCATCGGCCTTCAGATCCAACAAAGGGTCAGCGTAGAGGAGGATAAACTCCAGCCTCGGCCTGGAAAGCACCAGCTGATCGAACAATGCTGAGCCCGCGATGCAGTCCCCATCCTTCCTTCGGCAGCAGAGCTGCTCCCAATAGCGCTCCGTGGGGCGGCATTCCCTACAGCTGCACCAAGGAGGACGCTCACGGGACGGGGAGGCCACCCGCTCGTTTTGAAGGGGCTGCAGCTCATGGGGGGCTCCAGGAGACCTTGCTTCCTTCGGGGGTTTCAAGAGGAGTTTGGGGCCCAGTTTAAAGTTGCCTGTTTGCCTCTGCAGTCAAGAGACAACACATATGCATCATCTAATGATCAGGTCATTTTTGTTTGGTGTTGTGTGTGACTCGGGAGACCATCCTCCCACAAAGAAAGTACTATGGTGAACGCTGGGCTGCCCTGGTTAGTGGGGTTCATTTggatttaaatttaaaatggaCCAAGTATGGAAAACGCCCTTCACTTGTATAAGATTGTCTCTCTGATGGACTGTAACAAAGCAGTGGTCTCATCATTTGTCCTGCCAGATATTCTGGAATCCAACCCGCTAAAGAaatagccagcatggccaatggccagggattccgggagttgaagtcctttttacctttgtcaacttgatatagacatggggtctattcccatcccaatttgcacttccaagaatttgcagcactttatcagtcacctcgtgtttacaatacagtagagtctcacttatccaacataaacgggccggcagaacgttggataagtgaatatgttggataaaaaggagagattatggagaagcctattaaacataaaattaggttatgattttacaaattaagccaaaacatcatgttatacaacaaatttgacagaaaaattagttcaatatgcagtaatgctacgtagtaatgactgtatttacgaatttagcaccaaaataccacgatgtattgaaaacattgactacaaaaatgaattggataatccagaacgttggataagcgaatgttggataagtgagactctactatatttggggttttttttcagcctgttcctggggttctttggggtgttgattcagaaaattacactggatagaccacatcagctctagtttctttgaTATGTTAGCATGGCTTACTATCGATGAACAGATGGCAACTTGTATACAGCAtgcattctgtatctcaaaaactagagctgttaGAGGGATGGGATACTGGTATCATTTTTTGaaacagcaggtcaaatatacccagaaataggtctaacatttgaggcaccaaaatgtgtgttggccggtGTTATATTTGTTGACAAATGTTTGTGTATCCATACagagaaatgcctatatacctatGTATgtgaatatgtatatgtatgtatacacacatgaaAGATGCTCACTCGCATGAATGTTACAAACACACTCTTGATCTTGACCAAATGGCCGAGAAGTGATAACTCACATGAACAATCTTGCCTTTAATATTCTGTAGGCTTGTCTTCAGCAATTTGTCGATCATAAAGATGTGCGGCTCATCGACATACGTCACATACAACACAGTCTGttcattaaaagaaaaacaaagacatTTTTGTATTGAGCCTGGAGGAATATTTGAATTTCACATAGAAAGTAAGGGCAAGCAGACACCCTGCAAGAGTCACTCTAAGGCAGAACAGAACTGTTCAAAACCATGGCACAATAAGAAATAAACAAGGAGTTGTTCTGAAGTGATGGCAAGAGATCCAAACATAACATTGATGAagtaaggaagaaaagaaatcttCCCACATGTTTACACTCTCTTCTCTGCAGTGAGGTGAACTCTGCAGCTACAGCCATGAACAGTGTCAGGCTATTACTATGAACTGTATCTCTTACCCATCTTGGTCCCGGCACTGATTCACACTTTTTCTTGTAATAATACTCCTTCACTGGGTCATATTTGCAGCAGGAGTATGAGTAGGATGTGATAAGAAAATCAACAGTTAGCTGAGCCTGTGAAAAGGGGGAAGAGgttatattattgttagtattactaatttaaaaacaaatatagtgATCCTTTCCAAAAGAAACAACATTCCAAGATTATATTTTCTCAAAGAAGCCAATTTTCTAAGCATTAATTCTTTCCCACCATGAGACAGAAAACGGTTTCTTACCAGGCCAAAGTAGGACAGTGCCGAACCAATGTACACCAGCAGCTCAAAGAAATCAAATTGCCCTGCCtttgggaaaaggaaaaaaaagaacaaaagagattattattttgtaaataagAGAAGAGAGGAATTGCTTCTCAGTGCTTTTCCTGGGAGAGGATCTGGTTTCCTTGCAGAAATGTGCAAAAAAATGTGCAATAAGGCTATTGAGTCATTGAACATCCAAAGTGCGTGCAATAAAGTAGAAAGAGATTTTCAGTTAAAAAGgtatcagtctaataataatttgaaatgtCAAGTGAACATGTCAGTCATGACTATGCATGGCAATTCATTGCCAGGGCCCTACTTTGGAAGACCCCCTCCCCCTCGTgcctgtttccttttttaaaacagcattaacaCAGTCACTAAGGTGTCATTTGGCCCTAAAAGCCCTGTCTCACCACATATCAAAATGTAGAGGGAGAACAAGGAAAACGAGGATAGTATTTACCATGCCAAATACAAGGATGTCGAAGCGTATGCCATAGGCTTTGATCAGGGTCCTCTCTTCCCTCCCGCTGGCCTGCTTGTAATACCGAGCATATCTAGAATGACCAAACAAAGTTTGAAAAAGGGTTATATTCGggtggaagaaatgaggaggaattTCTGAAGCTCCCAAGTAACTGGAAAATCTTTTTCTGCCCATGAGCTTCGAAAAACAGAGTGAAATATTTTGTGCCTTTTAGTGGACTCAATAAAGGATTCAGAATTGAGGGGTGCAATTTTTTTTTAGGCAACATTTCACTGTACTTGCACCTTGACCTCCTCTGCAATTATTTACACTCACTTTGCTGAGGCATGTTTTACTAGCAAAGACTCAGGTTCTGCTGACACCCAGGACCAACCCTGTTGTTCAAAGCTGGCAAAAGGTCCCCACTGAGTGACATTCTCCATAAATAATGCTGAATTTCAAAAGTAATGTCAGCATGTGGGTTTTTCCAAAGGAAATATGAACTAAAAATAATTTTCAGCCCCTCCTATCCAAATTCCACCGATCTCATGAACAATCCATATTCAGGAAGTGAAAGCAAACGTGAGATAGCCAGCTCCCAAACATCACAAGGCTAGCAGCTGATGTTAGGATGAAGGTTTTTAGTGATAACAGCAGCTAAAGCGGAATTGTACTGCTTTAATATGAAAGGGCTTCAGGAAGCTTGACGTTACCTCTCactggggtaaaaatgttgtaaataaatatataaattccaTAATCAGAATCGCAACACAACAGgtcttttataatttattttacctAAAATTGTAGCCAGGGTATAACGCCTCACTGGTTTTCTTGTCATCCAGGCGTCGGAAACCATACTTGGGTCCACAACGGTGACGCCATTTATCCAGGTTACAATCCCAATTAATTTCAATGCCCATGATGCCAcccttgaaagaaagagaaaaatgagcCCTTTTTAAATAGGGTTGATGATCAGCAGAGAAAAAGAGATGTAATTAGCTTCAAAAACTGAATTGCATTCCTTTAGCAaagttgtctcctctgagatgcTTGAAGCCAAAGTACTTAATTTAAGTCTGTCCAGGTTCCCATGAAGTCATGACTGTGGCACCTGGATTTCAGGACCTTATCTTGGATCTGCTGGGAAGGCCTAGTTCACCTGCTTTTCATGCCCTGCATTCTCAAATCTAatctacactcccttgaaacctcctcATCTTCCCAAGGCATTTTCTCTAGGGATCCAGTCCTTTCAGTTTCACTGGTTGCCTGAGAACAATCTAAAGAATACAAAGCATCAGTCGGGTCAGGCTGACCTGTCTGCAATTCTCCCTGAACACTGATGCTTCATTTTGAAACTCCTTGTCCTCTGAATCCTCTGAcgcttgccagactacaacagaGAGTTCAGCTTTATTTTGCTTACCCTGAGATATCTATACAAAGAAAATAATAGATGGCCAAATATctgtcaaaaaaagaaaag
This genomic interval from Anolis carolinensis isolate JA03-04 chromosome X, rAnoCar3.1.pri, whole genome shotgun sequence contains the following:
- the p2rx7 gene encoding P2X purinoceptor 7; translation: MAACSSLKNICEYETNKVVRFQSIFYGSLKWAIHTVVFTYVSVVLIADKRYQKKDNVISSVHTKVKGVSQTDMRIWDTAEYTIPMQGINSFFVVTNIIMTESQTQGVCPEFPIAKAICSTDRSCMKGGVDPLSNGIQTGKCVQYNATLKTCEVKAWCPVESMKSAPEPAILRSAENFTVLIKNNIHFPKFNYTTRNISPEFNTSCTYNERTASSCPIFRLGDILQAIGENFSEVAVQGGIMGIEINWDCNLDKWRHRCGPKYGFRRLDDKKTSEALYPGYNFRYARYYKQASGREERTLIKAYGIRFDILVFGMAGQFDFFELLVYIGSALSYFGLAQLTVDFLITSYSYSCCKYDPVKEYYYKKKCESVPGPRWTVLYVTYVDEPHIFMIDKLLKTSLQNIKGKIVHRQTGNFKLGPKLLLKPPKEARSPGAPHELQPLQNERVASPSRERPPWCSCRECRPTERYWEQLCCRRKDGDCIAGSALFDQLVLSRPRLEFILLYADPLLDLKADDLNKRLRHCAYEQYIHWRFGEELEERAVLPSCCRWKIRDAFPSEKGEYTGFRSQRKTLH